Genomic window (Daucus carota subsp. sativus chromosome 5, DH1 v3.0, whole genome shotgun sequence):
ATTTCACCACTCCAGTGGATTCCCCCTCACACCCCTCCCTCGGAAGACACTCCAGGAACTCATCGTCCAGTCGATTCTCGGGGATCTTCAGGTCATCCTCAGGGAGGAAATGGGGAAGAAAAAGAAACGAAAAGGGCTGGCCTGAGTGTGATGTGATCCTGGAAGAAGGGGATTATGAGGATCAGGAGCGTTTCATGAGGCGAATCCAGGCCTTTATGATTCTGCTCAGTTTTGTTGCTCTGACTACGGTATTTTGTCTCATCATATGGGGCGCAGCCAGGCCTTATAAACCAGAGGTTCATGTGAAGGTATCGCGAATTTAAGTTCTTTCATGGTACTCATGTCTGCAATGCAATGCTAAATTTTCGGGTTTTGGCAGAGCCTGGCAGTTAACAACTTCTACATTGGAGCTGGTGCGGACTTCACTGGGGTGCCAACAAAGATGCTGACCATCAATGGctcattgcatttgagtgtttACAACCCTGCTACATTTTTCGGCATCTATGTCACCTCTACgcctgtcaaatttatttacGCGGACATTGTCATTGCATCAGGACAGGTGAGATGGTTTTGCTACTTGATTTTATTGCTCAGTCTCATCAATAAATACTGCAGCTTGTCTTATAAACCGATGAATCCTTTTACTTgttgagtttttataattgagtTAATTGCAAAACGCATATCTCTAGTTCAGGTCAATTGCAATTTATTATGTAAACTTTAGATAACTACATAATGCATTCATTGACATATTTTGGTGCCTCACCTTAAATCCTTTCGACCCATCACAATGGaaattaaaaggatgaaatAGCCTTGAGAATTAACTAAAATGTAATGCTATAGGCTCTTAAGTTTATTTTACCCTTTAATTTAACATAGTCATAGGTTAAAATAGACGAAAATGAGTCAAAAGGGTTCAACATGTGACgctaaaatatgttaaaagaaTGCATTGCACAATTATCTAAAGTTTAGGTTGTATTTGTAATTGGTCCGAACTAAAGGGTGCGTTTTGCAGTTAACTCTTTACAATTGACAAAAGACTGTCATTTTTTCCTATGAAAAAATTTCATCCGGCTTTTATGGGTTTCAAGTTCTTAGAACACTTGATTTGATATGATTGCAGCTGAAGAAATATTTTCAGCCAAGAAAGAGTCGTCGAACTGTAGTCATCGACGTAGAAGCATACAGGGCACCATTGTACGGGGCAGGATCAGGCTTAGTTGCTTCCGACGACAATGTAATTGAAGTTCCTTTGGTACTTAAGTTTGAGATAAAGTCAGATGGGCACGTCGTAGGGAAGCTGGTAAGGACAAGGCACCAGAAGCATATTTCATGTTCTCTGGTCATCAATTCCACCAGAAACAAACCTATAAAGTTCAATAAGAACTCATGCTCGTATACCTGATTTCCAGACAAATTTAAATTCTTCCAAAGCACTGTAACACGGTAACAATGTATTTGTTTTCATGGATGTAATGATTCTTCTCTTAATCGCTATCTTCTTCTTTTCACAAGTCCTTTAGCATTTTCTTATACACTGTAGAAGAGTATACTTACAATGCTGAGGTTATATGAAAAACCAAACCAAGTAACAAATGATTTAGAAATCGTTAAAGGAGAAGACTTTCCTCTCTGCAAGTCATGAAATTTTTTCAGAAGATTTCAACTACCGTATCCTTCCCATCTCTGATTATGTCGTTCTGGTTGGTTCTGATATTGTCGCCTTCGCCTTCACTAGATTAAACCCGAAGACGTTCACTGCTAGAGGGTGATGGCTGCTGAGTAACATCATTCAGACCACTACATTCACTGGAGCTCTCCAGGTTTTCAAATAAAAGGtttttgaacttttcaaaatttttgttaAAGATTTGTTTGATGAAATTTGAGATGCACAGCATTAAGCAATAACCCAAGATCTCTTCCTCTATGTCCTATTAGGTTTCATGAATTCTAGGGAGTAGTTTATATACCTCACTCATCTTTGGCCTAAGTCGAGCCAAATGGCGCACACAAGCCGCAGCACAAGTAACCATTCGGGACATTTCAGTGAAATCATAATTCTTCTGCAACCTTGCATCAACTAGAGTACCAAAGTCGGCATCACAAATAGCCTGTGAGAGCAAAGGCCGCGACTGAAATTACATTTAGTGTGATTTCAGTACATTTGCAGGTATAAGTAACTATTCCATTTACATGCTAAAAATCTCCGTCGTTTATCCTGAATTTGAAGTTAACTCATAGAGATTTTTTCATGCCTTGTACATCTTTGATAGATATGTTCAGAATATTTCATAGTCTTAAAGGTAGTAAGAAGAGCAGTCCTAAAGTTTACCTTCGCCTCAAAACTGTTATCAAGAAGAATATCACGATGGATGATCTTCGGCTGACCTGCAGATATAGTTGAGCATCAAAGATGTCTATGTAAAAAGAACACATTTTGCTTAAAAAACGTACAAACCTCATGCAAGTATGCCAATCCTTTTGCAGATCCTAAAGCAACTTTTATCCTAGTTGCCCAGTTTAGAGGAGCCCAATTACTGGGAAGAGGCTTCCCTCTCGTTCCTAcaaatgaatttttaaaatcaagTTGAAAATGAAATTCACATAAGAGGAAACACATTCAGAGCTTACCGTGTAAATAAAGGTCCAGGGTCTTATTTGGAACATAATCGTAAACCAACAGTCTTAGATCATCAGTACTGTAGTAGCCAACTAATGAAACCAGATTCTTGTGATGGATATGACTTACAGTATCATCCTCAGACTGAAAGTCACGCTTGCCCTGTCCACTTCCTATTTTCAGCTGCTTTACTGCAACCTCTTTCCCGTTGGAAAGATTTCCTTTGCGAACTTGACCAAAACCACCTTCACCAAGGAGATTAGCACTGGAGAAGCCATCACTTGCATGCTAATTCCTCATATGTAAATATTCATTTTGAGAGTTTTAGACCACGGCCAGGCAGAGCATGTGAAAACAGTTTCTGGGAGCCTGAGCTACTGCTTGTTGACCATTGTAGGGATGTGGGAACACTAGTTGAAAAATGCTTCTTACTCGACGCTGGTGTGTTTGGACAACAAGTAGGCATTGGAGCTCGCCGGACCATCTCGTTTGCTTGAGGTGGAGAACTCTGCTGCCAATGATGATGCGGATAGTCACATTGATCATCTGGCAAGCACAATCATATTAGCATATGCAAGTCTACAATTAAACACTATATCATTAGAAGAAAGCATCACCATTTTAACTAAAGGCCATTACATTATCTTAACCAGAATCACTTTGTAACACTGGCAAAACCATTTTAGATAGAGATTATATTTCCTTCATCAATATTTGCCAATTGTAATaactaataatcaagaaaatccatcttaaaaattatgatttactccctccgtccccttttacatgtccattttgcttttcaaggagtcaaattgacc
Coding sequences:
- the LOC108220998 gene encoding uncharacterized protein LOC108220998 — translated: MSNNKSESDATSLAPSSPSGSPKRAAYFVQSPSRDSHDGDKSSSMHPTPNFTTPVDSPSHPSLGRHSRNSSSSRFSGIFRSSSGRKWGRKRNEKGWPECDVILEEGDYEDQERFMRRIQAFMILLSFVALTTVFCLIIWGAARPYKPEVHVKSLAVNNFYIGAGADFTGVPTKMLTINGSLHLSVYNPATFFGIYVTSTPVKFIYADIVIASGQLKKYFQPRKSRRTVVIDVEAYRAPLYGAGSGLVASDDNVIEVPLVLKFEIKSDGHVVGKLVRTRHQKHISCSLVINSTRNKPIKFNKNSCSYT
- the LOC135152655 gene encoding proline-rich receptor-like protein kinase PERK1, which produces MVLPVLQSDSDDQCDYPHHHWQQSSPPQANEMHASDGFSSANLLGEGGFGQVRKGNLSNGKEVAVKQLKIGSGQGKRDFQSEDDTVSHIHHKNLVSLVGYYSTDDLRLLVYDYVPNKTLDLYLHGTRGKPLPSNWAPLNWATRIKVALGSAKGLAYLHEVCQPKIIHRDILLDNSFEAKSRPLLSQAICDADFGTLVDARLQKNYDFTEMSRMVTCAAACVRHLARLRPKMSEPSPSSSERLRV